A region from the Acidobacteriota bacterium genome encodes:
- the acpP gene encoding acyl carrier protein, whose product MSAVADKVKKIIVDQLGVDEEEVTQDASFVDDLGADSLDTVELVMAFEEEFGIEIPDEDAEKITRVKEAIDYIEAHSKKK is encoded by the coding sequence ATGTCTGCGGTTGCTGACAAGGTCAAGAAGATCATTGTGGACCAGCTGGGCGTCGACGAAGAAGAAGTGACGCAGGACGCGTCGTTCGTGGACGATCTCGGCGCGGACTCGCTCGACACGGTCGAGCTGGTGATGGCGTTCGAAGAGGAGTTCGGGATCGAGATCCCGGATGAGGACGCCGAGAAGATCACCCGCGTGAAGGAAGCCATCGATTACATCGAAGCCCACTCGAAAAAGAAGTAG